The Latilactobacillus sakei subsp. sakei DSM 20017 = JCM 1157 genome includes a window with the following:
- a CDS encoding HAMP domain-containing histidine kinase, whose translation MTFKKFIRDHLFHIVFFFGGMFVLDIVLWLDPHMRLAKETLMYLDFLLTIFFCAFLIGLYLYHRKWFRTIQIRLNAKEDALNWPLTGATSAEKQYFQKYVNSLLDYHQQSIERLMHAQQDQKDFIDGWVHESKVPLAATQLLVESIEDQIPEEKFNQLTDELVQIEHYVEQVLYYSRLDSFSKDYLVQEYALKPLINQTIRQNRNYFIQNRIQFKLTGEEQTVLTDAKWLVFILNQIVSNALKYTPQNGQITIDLAHDEQGVWLSVSDSGIGIPAEDLPRVFDKGFTGQNGRQSNQRSTGLGLYLAKSLSNKLGHELYASSTPGNGATFKLLFPFLSYYNDPDGERLMGKENHFR comes from the coding sequence ATGACCTTTAAAAAATTTATTCGTGATCATCTATTTCACATCGTATTCTTCTTTGGTGGCATGTTTGTCTTAGACATCGTCTTATGGCTAGATCCCCATATGCGCCTGGCCAAAGAAACCTTGATGTACCTCGATTTCCTATTAACGATTTTCTTTTGCGCTTTCTTGATTGGCCTTTACCTCTACCATCGTAAATGGTTTCGAACAATTCAAATCCGCCTCAACGCTAAAGAAGATGCCCTCAATTGGCCACTAACCGGCGCTACTTCGGCTGAAAAACAGTACTTTCAAAAATACGTTAATTCGCTATTAGACTATCATCAACAAAGCATCGAACGTTTGATGCACGCTCAACAAGATCAAAAAGACTTCATTGACGGCTGGGTTCATGAAAGCAAAGTGCCACTTGCTGCAACGCAATTGTTGGTTGAATCGATTGAAGATCAAATCCCAGAGGAGAAATTTAATCAACTGACCGACGAGCTCGTACAAATCGAACACTACGTCGAACAGGTTCTCTATTATTCTCGTCTTGATAGTTTCTCTAAAGACTACTTGGTCCAAGAATATGCCTTGAAACCCCTTATTAACCAAACGATTCGTCAAAATCGGAACTATTTTATCCAAAATCGGATTCAATTCAAATTGACTGGTGAGGAGCAAACCGTACTGACAGATGCAAAATGGTTAGTCTTCATCCTGAATCAAATCGTCTCCAATGCTTTGAAGTACACGCCTCAAAACGGGCAAATTACAATTGATTTGGCGCATGATGAACAAGGTGTCTGGCTTAGTGTCAGCGATTCTGGTATCGGTATTCCCGCTGAAGATTTACCGCGCGTCTTCGATAAAGGCTTCACTGGGCAAAATGGGCGTCAATCCAATCAGCGCTCAACTGGCCTAGGCCTCTATCTCGCTAAATCGCTAAGTAACAAGCTTGGCCACGAACTTTATGCCAGCTCAACGCCCGGAAATGGTGCGACTTTCAAATTACTCTTTCCCTTTTTAAGTTACTATAATGATCCAGACGGTGAACGTTTGATGGGCAAAGAAAATCATTTTAGATAA
- a CDS encoding ABC transporter ATP-binding protein, with product MTVVAVQQVSKVYGHRFNLVNALNNISFEIEEGEFVGIMGPSGAGKTTLLNMIATIDRPTHGQVMIKNQVVTKMREAKLANFRRHDLGFIFQDFNLLDSLTVRENILLPLALDKMSVALIEKRLAQVTQVLGIGGLLDRYPDEISIGQRQRVACGRAMITNPTLLLADEPTGSLDSKSATELLRYLTEINHQEKTTILLVTHDAFTASYCRRILFIKDGQLFSEIVRSGDRQQFFNQIIDMQATIGGGGRYNAVTTPR from the coding sequence ATGACAGTGGTAGCCGTTCAACAAGTTTCTAAAGTTTATGGCCATCGGTTTAATCTGGTGAATGCGTTAAATAATATTTCCTTTGAGATTGAAGAAGGGGAGTTCGTCGGCATCATGGGACCTTCTGGTGCTGGTAAAACGACGCTTTTAAATATGATTGCGACGATTGATCGGCCAACACATGGGCAAGTAATGATCAAAAATCAAGTTGTGACGAAAATGCGTGAGGCTAAGTTAGCCAATTTTAGACGACATGATTTAGGCTTTATTTTTCAGGACTTTAATTTATTGGATTCGCTGACGGTTAGGGAAAATATTTTGTTACCGTTAGCGTTAGATAAGATGAGCGTCGCCTTAATCGAAAAGCGACTCGCCCAAGTGACACAAGTTCTCGGGATTGGGGGTCTATTAGACCGCTATCCAGATGAAATCTCAATCGGGCAACGGCAACGGGTCGCGTGTGGTCGGGCGATGATTACCAATCCTACTTTATTGTTGGCTGATGAACCAACAGGGAGCTTGGATTCAAAATCGGCAACCGAACTTTTGCGGTATCTAACGGAAATTAATCATCAGGAGAAGACAACAATCCTATTAGTAACGCATGATGCGTTTACGGCAAGTTATTGCCGGCGGATTCTCTTCATCAAAGACGGTCAGCTATTTTCTGAGATTGTCCGCAGTGGTGATCGACAACAGTTCTTTAATCAAATCATTGATATGCAGGCGACAATTGGTGGGGGAGGTCGCTACAATGCTGTTACGACTCCTCGTTAG
- a CDS encoding ABC transporter permease, whose product MLLRLLVRSTINRARDYAAYLMACIMAIVVYFCFTAIKTDPVLSKLKSAGERLIFGGTIQIASIIIILFAAFFLAYANLFFMKKRRQEIGILSVMGVTRLQISVVFFAESLVIGTIALLIGLFFGIFLSKLFGMLLLRMMGISVAIPFLISWGAIKQTTITFGLLFLLTGLLNSSLIFRYQLVDLLHPTEFSRKIRRPNWLTTIWGIIGIVLIISGYYLAERILVLMPELERRYGYGIDAGYLGAILWFEVIGTLAFFQAYTQIWLRIERHWKRLYYRGTHLLSVTNLSYRFKKNAKTLWMITILSAVTITALGSAAMIYTFSQKTLRENIPADIIYSKYQKKGVEQILRAHQVTPKKITETTYKIVDAQFELATPLLSDSMTRAGATGVLPLSRYNALMAQQFKLPATPLRPNEAIAMIDLPLTMIKMPHHKRLAHANQQGIPLQIKQPELPQLRIIHLRRLFPNGVSVNFYGSLNMVAVPDQYYDQIKPATIDHVYALDLTPKQRRDKKLMKSFFKLSQDTKKRSYLTAVRNENGFKRYRVTTKEERSGFVRADLLLRKPNQDRANANFGFYMYIALFIALTFMLATGSIIMLKQLSEAQEEILQYKTLKRIGMTYSEIKRTIYFQILIIFLLPIILGTLHAIFAIRLLSLFLDNPGLQLVYIVCGIFIMIYFVFYLVTAEIYNRIVNIPLNDDVLY is encoded by the coding sequence ATGCTGTTACGACTCCTCGTTAGAAGTACGATTAATCGGGCCCGCGATTACGCGGCGTACTTGATGGCCTGTATTATGGCGATTGTTGTTTACTTTTGTTTTACGGCTATCAAAACTGATCCGGTGTTGTCTAAACTAAAATCGGCGGGTGAACGCTTAATTTTTGGTGGGACGATTCAAATTGCCAGCATCATTATCATTTTATTTGCGGCCTTTTTCCTAGCGTATGCCAATCTATTTTTTATGAAGAAACGGCGACAGGAAATCGGAATACTCAGTGTAATGGGGGTTACGCGTCTGCAGATTAGTGTGGTATTCTTCGCCGAAAGTTTAGTAATCGGAACGATTGCACTGTTGATTGGTCTGTTTTTCGGAATCTTTTTATCAAAGTTATTTGGGATGTTACTATTACGGATGATGGGCATCAGCGTCGCAATCCCGTTTTTAATCTCCTGGGGAGCTATTAAGCAGACGACGATTACTTTCGGTTTGCTGTTCTTATTAACTGGCCTATTAAATAGTAGTTTAATTTTTCGCTATCAACTAGTGGATTTATTGCACCCAACCGAGTTTAGCCGCAAAATACGGCGCCCTAATTGGTTAACAACCATCTGGGGAATAATCGGCATTGTTTTGATTATCAGTGGTTATTATTTAGCGGAACGTATTTTAGTGCTGATGCCCGAACTTGAACGGCGTTATGGCTATGGTATTGATGCGGGGTATTTGGGTGCCATTTTGTGGTTTGAAGTCATCGGGACACTTGCCTTTTTCCAAGCGTATACGCAGATTTGGCTCCGAATTGAACGCCATTGGAAACGACTCTATTATCGGGGCACACATTTATTGAGTGTGACGAATCTGAGCTATCGGTTTAAGAAAAACGCGAAAACATTGTGGATGATTACCATTCTAAGCGCTGTGACGATTACAGCGTTGGGGAGCGCAGCGATGATCTATACATTTAGCCAAAAGACATTGCGTGAAAATATTCCCGCAGATATTATTTATTCTAAATATCAAAAAAAGGGTGTCGAACAAATTTTACGGGCGCATCAGGTTACACCAAAAAAAATCACAGAGACTACCTATAAAATTGTCGATGCCCAATTTGAACTGGCAACGCCCTTGTTAAGTGATTCAATGACGCGTGCTGGCGCTACTGGTGTTTTACCATTATCGCGATATAATGCGTTGATGGCTCAACAATTTAAGCTTCCAGCAACGCCATTACGGCCTAATGAGGCGATTGCGATGATTGATTTACCGCTAACGATGATTAAGATGCCACATCATAAACGGTTAGCGCATGCCAATCAACAAGGAATTCCTCTGCAGATTAAGCAACCGGAGTTACCACAGCTCCGCATTATTCATCTTCGGCGGTTATTTCCAAATGGCGTATCGGTTAATTTTTACGGCTCACTGAATATGGTTGCTGTGCCAGATCAATATTACGATCAAATCAAGCCGGCTACTATTGACCATGTCTATGCGCTTGATCTAACGCCTAAGCAACGACGCGATAAAAAACTGATGAAGTCGTTTTTTAAGCTTTCACAAGATACGAAAAAACGGAGCTATCTAACAGCTGTTAGAAATGAAAATGGCTTTAAACGCTATCGAGTGACGACTAAAGAAGAACGAAGTGGTTTTGTCCGTGCTGATTTATTATTACGCAAGCCTAATCAGGACCGTGCGAATGCCAACTTTGGTTTTTATATGTATATTGCCTTATTTATCGCATTGACGTTCATGCTGGCAACTGGGAGCATCATCATGCTGAAACAATTATCAGAAGCCCAAGAAGAAATTTTGCAGTATAAAACCTTAAAACGAATTGGCATGACTTATTCGGAAATCAAACGCACGATTTATTTCCAAATTCTGATTATCTTTTTATTGCCGATTATTCTGGGGACCTTGCACGCGATTTTTGCGATTCGATTATTGAGTTTGTTTTTGGATAATCCTGGGTTACAATTAGTCTATATTGTGTGCGGCATTTTCATTATGATTTATTTTGTGTTCTATCTGGTAACTGCCGAAATCTACAATCGCATCGTCAATATACCGTTAAATGACGATGTACTATATTAA
- a CDS encoding PTS sugar transporter subunit IIC gives MDSFISFMEKRFLPVAAKVGNQRHLIAIRDAFVTTMPLMILGAFATLLNNLPIPAYTNFMNSVFSKTVGTGADKAYIWTKFGGNAWSGTFAILSVFIVFLVAYNLGKSYDVNPLASGVTALGSFFAVGGLAGMDSMGLFVALIVAMISTEILRRLLGNKHLVIKMPDGVPPAVAKSFAALLPSMITISIFALFATILLGFGIENIVTSFYKAVQEPFQGLANSYPSALLLAFITPFLWFFGLHGANMIEPFMQTINAPAITANITAIKAGKVAPYIVNKPFFDSFVNLGGTGATLGLIFAIWLVGRKNKQYMVVGNLSAAPGVFNINEPLTFGLPIVLNPILFIPYIVTPMVLVTIAYFATSTGLVPAATIMPPWVTPPIIGGIMATVSWQGGVLAAVNLLVSTIIYLPFIKIATSMALKEEAAREQQEAA, from the coding sequence ATGGATTCATTTATCAGTTTCATGGAGAAACGATTCTTACCAGTTGCTGCTAAAGTTGGGAACCAAAGACATCTAATTGCCATTCGGGATGCCTTTGTGACAACAATGCCGTTGATGATTTTAGGTGCTTTTGCGACCTTACTCAATAACTTACCAATTCCGGCATATACCAATTTTATGAATAGTGTTTTCTCAAAGACAGTTGGTACCGGCGCGGACAAAGCTTACATTTGGACTAAATTTGGGGGGAACGCTTGGAGCGGGACATTTGCTATTTTGTCTGTCTTCATCGTTTTCCTAGTTGCCTATAACTTAGGTAAGTCTTACGATGTTAATCCGCTAGCATCAGGCGTCACAGCATTAGGTTCTTTCTTTGCTGTTGGTGGCTTGGCTGGCATGGATTCAATGGGCTTATTCGTGGCCTTAATTGTCGCAATGATTTCAACTGAAATCCTCAGACGCTTATTAGGTAACAAACACTTGGTTATCAAGATGCCTGATGGGGTACCACCTGCAGTTGCTAAATCATTTGCTGCTTTATTACCATCAATGATTACCATTTCTATTTTTGCATTATTCGCAACAATTTTATTAGGTTTTGGTATTGAAAATATCGTGACATCATTCTACAAAGCCGTTCAAGAACCATTCCAAGGGCTTGCAAACAGCTATCCTTCAGCTTTATTATTAGCATTCATTACACCATTCTTATGGTTCTTCGGGTTACACGGTGCCAACATGATCGAACCATTCATGCAAACTATCAATGCACCTGCTATTACAGCTAACATCACAGCGATTAAAGCTGGTAAAGTAGCCCCTTACATCGTTAACAAACCATTCTTTGATTCATTTGTTAACTTGGGTGGTACAGGCGCAACATTAGGTTTGATTTTCGCTATCTGGTTAGTTGGCCGTAAGAACAAACAATACATGGTTGTTGGTAACTTAAGTGCCGCACCTGGCGTTTTCAATATCAACGAACCATTAACTTTCGGCTTACCAATTGTATTAAATCCAATTCTATTCATTCCATATATTGTGACACCAATGGTCTTAGTGACAATTGCTTACTTTGCAACGAGCACAGGGTTAGTGCCAGCAGCAACCATCATGCCACCTTGGGTAACACCACCAATTATCGGTGGGATTATGGCAACTGTTAGTTGGCAAGGCGGGGTTTTAGCCGCAGTTAACTTACTCGTTTCAACGATTATCTACTTGCCATTTATCAAGATTGCCACATCAATGGCATTAAAAGAAGAAGCAGCCCGTGAACAACAAGAAGCTGCCTAA
- a CDS encoding heavy metal translocating P-type ATPase: MKHDDMKMHNHEMGEMDMHDMHDMDHDHGDMMMHGGHMMHMGNLKQKFWVSLVATIPIIILSPFMGIKLPFQTTFPGSDWLVLLLATFLFFYGGAPFLKGAKGELAEKNPAMMTLIAMGITVSYGYSLYAFIANHFLATQTHVMDFFWELATLIVIMLLGHWIEMNAVMSAGSAMEKMAALLPGQAQVLDQDGQQHAVDLKDLQEGQTVLVAAGEKVPADGLVVNGQSQVNESLVTGEAKAVAKKTGDQVIGGTVNGDGTLTVKVTGTGESGYLAQVMKLIKQAQQEKSKVEGLADKVAKYLFYAALVAGIIAFISWFFLADLNTAFERMVTVFIIACPHALGLAIPLVVARSTAIAATNGLLIRNRQAIEVADQITMVLMDKTGTLTQGAFKVNAVQPTGEMSKTQLMAYMGALERHSSHPLATGILAYNDAEKITMPQAENVQTIQGIGLTGAIEGQTYQIVTADYLQEKQIAFDTAAFETLAAKGNSISYLIQGQTVLGLVAQGDQLKPEALAFIKALKKRHIQPVMLTGDNQQVAEKVAQQLGGMTVQANLKPEDKEALVQDYQAKGEVVLMVGDGVNDAPSLTRADIGIAIGAGTDVAIDSADVILVKSNPNDIMHFLNLAHATSRKMTQNLWWGAGYNILAIPLAGGLFAAWGLILSPAIGAILMSLSTIVVAINAMTLKLKN; this comes from the coding sequence AAATGGACATGCACGATATGCATGATATGGACCATGATCACGGCGATATGATGATGCATGGTGGACATATGATGCATATGGGTAATTTGAAACAGAAATTCTGGGTCTCATTAGTCGCAACAATTCCCATTATTATATTATCGCCTTTTATGGGGATTAAATTACCGTTTCAAACCACGTTCCCTGGTTCGGATTGGTTAGTCCTCTTATTGGCAACCTTCCTATTCTTTTACGGCGGCGCGCCTTTCTTAAAAGGTGCAAAGGGCGAATTGGCCGAGAAGAACCCAGCGATGATGACGTTGATTGCGATGGGGATTACGGTATCGTACGGTTATAGTTTATATGCTTTTATTGCCAACCATTTCTTGGCAACACAAACGCACGTGATGGATTTCTTCTGGGAACTGGCAACGTTAATCGTTATCATGTTGTTAGGTCACTGGATTGAAATGAACGCCGTTATGAGCGCTGGGAGTGCGATGGAGAAGATGGCAGCCTTATTACCCGGCCAAGCACAAGTGCTCGATCAAGATGGTCAGCAACATGCTGTTGATTTGAAGGATTTACAAGAAGGCCAAACCGTGTTGGTGGCAGCAGGTGAAAAAGTCCCAGCGGATGGTCTTGTGGTGAATGGTCAAAGTCAGGTCAACGAATCATTGGTGACTGGTGAAGCCAAAGCAGTTGCTAAAAAGACTGGCGACCAAGTAATTGGTGGAACAGTCAATGGCGACGGGACATTAACCGTTAAAGTCACGGGGACTGGTGAGAGTGGTTATTTAGCGCAGGTGATGAAGTTAATCAAACAAGCACAACAAGAAAAGTCAAAGGTCGAAGGTTTGGCCGATAAGGTCGCTAAATACCTTTTCTACGCAGCGTTAGTGGCTGGGATTATTGCTTTTATCAGTTGGTTTTTCTTAGCTGATTTAAATACTGCGTTTGAACGAATGGTGACGGTCTTCATCATCGCTTGTCCACATGCACTTGGTTTAGCGATTCCACTAGTTGTTGCTCGGAGTACAGCGATTGCAGCGACTAACGGCTTATTAATTCGTAATCGCCAAGCCATTGAAGTGGCAGATCAAATTACGATGGTTTTAATGGATAAAACAGGGACATTGACGCAAGGGGCTTTTAAGGTCAATGCGGTTCAACCAACTGGCGAGATGTCAAAAACTCAATTGATGGCTTATATGGGTGCCTTGGAACGACACTCAAGTCATCCATTGGCAACTGGGATTTTGGCTTATAATGACGCTGAAAAAATTACGATGCCCCAAGCTGAAAATGTACAAACGATTCAAGGAATCGGGCTGACAGGCGCAATTGAAGGGCAAACTTATCAAATCGTTACGGCCGATTATCTACAAGAAAAGCAAATCGCATTTGATACGGCAGCCTTTGAAACTTTGGCTGCTAAAGGTAATTCCATTAGTTATTTAATTCAAGGTCAAACTGTCTTAGGATTGGTCGCACAAGGTGATCAGTTGAAACCAGAAGCACTGGCGTTTATCAAGGCATTGAAAAAGCGTCATATCCAACCGGTGATGTTGACTGGGGATAATCAACAGGTTGCCGAAAAGGTGGCGCAACAATTGGGTGGTATGACAGTTCAAGCCAATTTGAAGCCAGAAGATAAGGAAGCACTTGTACAAGATTACCAAGCAAAGGGTGAAGTGGTCTTGATGGTTGGCGATGGTGTCAACGATGCCCCTAGCTTGACGCGAGCTGATATTGGGATTGCGATTGGTGCGGGCACGGATGTCGCAATTGATTCCGCAGATGTGATTTTGGTTAAGAGTAATCCGAACGATATCATGCATTTCTTGAATTTAGCACATGCTACTAGTCGGAAGATGACGCAAAACCTTTGGTGGGGAGCTGGTTACAACATTTTAGCAATTCCATTGGCGGGTGGCTTATTTGCCGCTTGGGGCTTAATTTTAAGTCCAGCGATTGGTGCCATCTTGATGTCGCTTTCAACAATTGTCGTGGCAATTAATGCGATGACATTAAAATTAAAAAATTAA
- a CDS encoding response regulator transcription factor, whose product MFEIMIVEDDPTIANLIAENLEKWQLKAIIPDDFDTIFDRFLTDKPHLVLLDINLPVYDGFYWCRKIREVSKVPIIFISSRSTNMDMVMSMNMGGYDFVNKPFSMEVLIAKINALLRRTYNYVDQNTDVIEHNGLLINLQSGGAQVGDTVVDLSKNEYKLLQFLMRQHGQIVSREKLLRALWDDERFVDDNTLTVNINRLRKKIEQAGLEDYIQTKIGQGYIIP is encoded by the coding sequence ATGTTTGAAATTATGATTGTTGAAGATGATCCTACAATTGCTAACTTGATTGCTGAAAACTTAGAGAAATGGCAGTTAAAAGCCATTATCCCCGATGATTTCGATACCATTTTTGACCGTTTTTTAACGGATAAACCCCACTTAGTCCTACTAGATATCAATTTACCCGTCTATGACGGTTTCTATTGGTGTCGTAAAATTCGTGAAGTTTCTAAAGTGCCGATTATCTTCATCTCTAGCCGCAGTACTAATATGGATATGGTGATGTCAATGAACATGGGTGGCTATGATTTTGTTAACAAGCCCTTTTCAATGGAAGTCTTAATCGCTAAAATCAATGCGCTTTTACGCCGGACCTATAACTATGTCGATCAAAATACAGACGTCATCGAACATAACGGCCTTCTAATTAACTTACAAAGTGGTGGGGCTCAAGTTGGTGATACTGTCGTTGACCTCTCTAAAAATGAATATAAGTTACTCCAATTTTTGATGCGCCAACACGGTCAAATTGTCAGTCGTGAAAAACTCCTACGGGCGTTATGGGACGACGAACGTTTTGTCGATGACAATACATTAACCGTCAATATCAATCGGCTGCGTAAAAAAATCGAACAAGCCGGTTTAGAAGACTATATTCAAACTAAAATCGGCCAAGGCTACATCATCCCATAA
- the nrdG gene encoding anaerobic ribonucleoside-triphosphate reductase activating protein: protein MGNTKRGPKNPAPQEWLSEELSQDYIADYKPFNFVDGEGVRCSLYVSGCLFACPGCYNRIAQNFKYGRPYTKELEDQIIDDLGQPYVQGLTLLGGEPFLNTKTCLSLVDRIHETYGQTKDVWSWTGYTWEELMLESPDKLELLSQIDILVDGRFMQDKMDLTLQFRGSSNQRIIDVPKSLVAGKPVIWDKLVH, encoded by the coding sequence ATGGGAAATACGAAACGCGGGCCTAAGAACCCAGCACCACAAGAATGGTTGTCTGAAGAACTTAGTCAGGATTATATTGCGGATTACAAACCATTTAATTTTGTTGATGGTGAAGGTGTCCGTTGTAGTTTGTATGTTAGTGGCTGTTTATTTGCCTGCCCAGGTTGTTACAACCGAATTGCCCAGAATTTTAAATATGGCCGGCCCTACACCAAAGAACTGGAGGACCAAATCATTGATGATCTTGGCCAACCGTATGTTCAAGGGTTGACGTTACTGGGGGGCGAACCTTTCTTAAATACAAAAACGTGCCTGTCATTGGTTGATCGCATCCATGAAACCTACGGACAGACTAAGGACGTTTGGTCGTGGACGGGTTATACTTGGGAAGAATTAATGCTCGAGTCACCCGATAAACTGGAATTGTTATCGCAAATCGATATTCTAGTGGACGGTCGCTTTATGCAAGATAAGATGGATTTAACCTTACAATTTAGAGGCAGCAGTAACCAACGTATTATCGATGTACCGAAATCATTGGTTGCTGGTAAGCCCGTTATTTGGGATAAATTAGTCCATTAA
- the nrdD gene encoding anaerobic ribonucleoside-triphosphate reductase, with the protein MLEIREEQDPKMDLEIKVVKRDGRILPFSADKIEQAVIKAAKNVKDELEPLDYQILNSVATDVVSEVGARFDKDVKIYEIQNIVEHKLLEHHQYDIAQEYINYRTQRDFARNKATDINFTIQKLLAKDQTVVNENANKDSQVFNTQRDLTAGTVAKAMGLKMLPPKVANAHLKGEIHWHDLDYQPYSPMTNCCLIDFKEMLNHGFKIGNAEVEAPHSIQTATAQMSQIIANVASSQYGGCSADRVDELLAPFAQKNYDKHLTDAKNWIDGEAKQTAYAQTKTEKDIYDAMQALEYEINTLYSSQGQTPFTTLGFGLGTSWMERAIQKAILEIRIEGLGKEKRTAIFPKLVFAVKRGLNLAPTDPNYDIKQLAVECATKRMYPDVLMYDKLVELTGSFKAPMGCRSFLQGWKNEQGQEVNSGRMNLGVVTVNLPRIALEAAGDQAKFWEILEQRLKVCKEALVFKVERAKEAKPENAPILYRYGAFGKRLKKTDSVDEVFKNSRATVSLGYIGLYEVGAAFFGSDWEKDATAKQFTLDVVKDLYNHCVDWEKEYGYHFSVYSTPAESLTNTFCQKDTQKFGIVENITDKEYYTNSFHYDVRKAPTPFEKLDFEKDYPKYCAGGFIHYCEYPNLRQNPKALEAVWDYAYDRVGYLGTNTPIDQCFKCGFKGDFKPTERGFQCPQCGNTDPATCDVVKRTCGYLGNPQQRPMVHGRHKEISSRVKHMHITIGNDNNNVARQ; encoded by the coding sequence ATGTTGGAAATACGTGAAGAACAAGACCCAAAAATGGATTTAGAGATTAAAGTCGTCAAACGTGACGGACGTATTTTACCCTTTTCAGCGGATAAAATTGAACAAGCAGTCATTAAAGCTGCTAAAAACGTTAAGGATGAATTAGAACCACTTGATTATCAAATTTTAAATTCAGTGGCAACCGACGTCGTGAGCGAAGTCGGTGCGCGGTTTGATAAAGACGTTAAAATCTATGAAATTCAAAATATTGTTGAACACAAACTATTAGAACATCATCAATATGACATCGCCCAGGAATATATTAATTATCGGACACAACGGGATTTTGCCCGCAATAAAGCAACTGATATTAACTTTACGATTCAAAAATTATTGGCTAAGGATCAAACCGTAGTCAATGAAAATGCCAATAAGGATAGCCAAGTGTTTAACACACAACGGGACTTAACGGCCGGCACCGTCGCTAAGGCAATGGGCCTTAAGATGTTGCCACCTAAGGTTGCCAATGCGCATCTAAAAGGTGAAATTCACTGGCACGATTTGGATTACCAACCATACAGTCCAATGACGAACTGTTGTTTAATCGATTTTAAAGAAATGTTGAATCATGGCTTTAAGATTGGGAACGCCGAAGTTGAAGCACCACATTCAATTCAAACAGCTACGGCACAAATGTCACAAATCATTGCCAACGTTGCTTCTAGCCAATATGGTGGCTGTTCAGCTGATCGAGTTGATGAATTATTGGCACCTTTTGCACAGAAGAACTATGATAAGCATTTAACTGATGCTAAAAACTGGATTGATGGCGAAGCCAAACAAACAGCTTACGCACAAACTAAGACTGAAAAAGATATTTATGATGCGATGCAAGCATTGGAATATGAAATCAATACTTTATATTCATCACAAGGCCAAACACCATTCACGACACTTGGCTTTGGTTTAGGGACAAGTTGGATGGAACGTGCCATTCAAAAAGCAATCTTAGAAATTAGAATTGAAGGTTTAGGTAAGGAAAAGAGAACGGCTATTTTCCCTAAACTCGTTTTTGCTGTTAAACGCGGTTTAAACTTAGCCCCAACTGATCCAAACTATGATATTAAACAACTAGCTGTTGAATGTGCAACTAAGCGGATGTACCCTGACGTTTTAATGTATGACAAGTTAGTTGAATTAACAGGTTCATTTAAGGCACCAATGGGTTGTCGGAGTTTCTTACAAGGCTGGAAAAACGAACAAGGACAAGAGGTCAACAGTGGCCGTATGAACTTGGGTGTTGTAACAGTTAACTTGCCACGGATTGCGCTTGAAGCTGCTGGTGACCAAGCTAAGTTCTGGGAAATTTTAGAACAACGCTTGAAGGTCTGCAAGGAAGCCCTCGTCTTCAAAGTGGAACGTGCTAAGGAAGCTAAACCTGAAAACGCCCCAATTCTTTATCGTTATGGTGCTTTTGGCAAACGCTTGAAGAAAACGGACAGTGTTGATGAAGTTTTCAAGAATTCACGCGCAACAGTTTCATTGGGTTATATTGGCCTCTATGAAGTCGGTGCAGCCTTCTTTGGCTCAGATTGGGAAAAGGATGCAACTGCTAAGCAATTCACGTTAGACGTGGTTAAGGACCTCTATAACCACTGTGTTGATTGGGAAAAAGAATATGGTTATCATTTCTCAGTTTATAGCACACCTGCTGAAAGTTTAACGAATACTTTCTGCCAAAAAGACACGCAAAAATTTGGGATTGTCGAAAACATTACGGACAAGGAATACTACACAAATAGTTTCCATTATGATGTTCGCAAGGCGCCAACCCCATTTGAAAAGTTAGACTTCGAAAAAGATTATCCTAAATATTGTGCCGGTGGCTTTATTCACTATTGTGAATATCCAAATCTACGTCAAAATCCTAAGGCACTAGAAGCTGTTTGGGATTACGCTTATGACCGTGTTGGCTATTTAGGCACCAATACGCCAATTGATCAATGTTTCAAGTGTGGCTTTAAGGGTGACTTTAAACCAACTGAACGGGGCTTCCAATGCCCACAATGTGGGAACACAGATCCAGCAACGTGTGACGTTGTTAAACGGACTTGTGGTTATTTAGGTAACCCACAACAACGGCCAATGGTTCACGGCCGTCATAAGGAAATTTCAAGTCGTGTCAAACATATGCACATCACGATTGGTAATGATAATAATAACGTTGCAAGACAATAA